In Rutidosis leptorrhynchoides isolate AG116_Rl617_1_P2 chromosome 6, CSIRO_AGI_Rlap_v1, whole genome shotgun sequence, the DNA window aagacaccacaatgtcatgagagtggaagtgtcgcggtgatcaagacaccactcattgtattgaatgaagtgtggattcgtcgcggtgtttaagacgccacattgtgtaagggtgagttagtcgcggtgtttaagacatcacccgggggactagtgattacgcggtgtataagtaacactagtggatgttatgaactccaacggaccttcatgtaccgttctcttgtatacttggttaaccatggttgtgcgaattgtacttagcatattatattgtgaactatatgctaatactattgctagcttgatgtggaacgtggatagtagtttatgcatgatggatttcatgttggttgagttgctagcttgtatgtggtattgtgtaagtgtatgcaagtaagtaggttatatatgatcatgtataattattgcattcactaagcgttagcttacccctctcgttgtttatctttttagttgcaggcgaggataaagggaaggggattgtcggacactagatgtccttgatgatgtgcttgtaggagcttttggaagttgaccaccttttgggtagtttagtcccaaaccatgctcgttgggtcgtttggtttataaactatcattgtattcggtcaaacttatatttacttaactaatggcctttgtgcccttttgtaaacattggtaatggttgtatggtttaatggaacttgtgatttggtctacatatttaattggcgcgtaaatgtgtattataaaaaaaaaaaatttatcgtacggagtacgggtcgGGTTGTTTCAAGAAATGATATGCTGAAATTAGTAAAAAAATTGATGAAATTAATATACTAAAGTTGAAATACTAAAATTTATATACCTTCAGTCACCTGCATTCCGAACTGAAATCCACCACCAAACAGTAAAAAGTCATCACCACCATTAGGGTTCTGATCGATTAAAACACACTAATGAATGTTTAGAGGTTGAAATCGGTTGAGCCGTTTATAATCAAAATAAACACAATTATTTTGAACACCATATAATCTGGTGAAGACGAATAATAAGAACAGTGACGGGATGGTTGCCCGGAGATGGTCACGGCAGATAAGACGACGACGAAGACAACGATAGTGGTTGTGACTGAGATGGTTGCCCGGAGATGGCTAAAACCCTATGCATATGAAGCAGTGGAGGTTGCCATAGGTAAAGTGCCAAAAACCCTAGGCAAATGGAGGAGCGGTAGAGATTTTTTTAGTCTTCTAGAGATAAAAAGTGAATGTAGCAAAACTTAGAACCCTAATTTTGAAATGAATGAAAGAGGAATCGAGGATATGGATGAAGAATGATGATAACTGCTCCGTGAATGATGCTGTTTTAACCTAATTCAATAGTTAATTAAAGATTTGAGGGACACGTGTTAGATGTAGGAAATTAGTTaattttttaattcaaaattaggaGAAAATTAGAATTTGAAAGGAGGATTCTGGTGCTGCCACGTGGACTTATCTTACCGGATTAGTAAGATAGATGATATAAAGAAAATGGTAAGACTCCAAAGTTTAATAAATATTTATTTGTATGTATATGGAACAGTATTTATTAGTTAGTTCAAATGCTAAACATGTGAGCTTATTACCATTCACGTGCAACTGCAAGTGCTACCTTCTTATTAATACCAACCCAATTTTCACTAAGCAAATAATTCGAGAAACATAGGTTTATTCATTCAATCAAATAATGGGAAACACAAAATTGATCAATTTGTTTCTGTTTATGGCAATAGTGGTTGCACATACACACTTTCTTGGCACAAAGGCCACTGACCATTACGTCGGGGACGCACACGGTTGGGATCTGCCACCAAATCTGTTTTTCTATGGTATATGGTCGAACGGTGAAACCTTTAGAGTAAATGACGTTCTCATATTTAACTTCACAACAGGAGCCCATAACGTCGCAGAAGTGACTAAAGAGGCGTACGATGCGTGTGATGCATCTAAGCCTATTAGAATATACACTAGTGGTCCGGCAAATGTTCTTATTAATAGTGTGGAAGACCATTACTTTATTTGTGGTATACCCTCGCATTGCAAGTTGTTTCAGAAATTTTTAGTCGAGGTTAAGACTGATCCTATGAATTAGTCTGGCTAAAAAAAGGTGCACAAAAAAAATGTGCCGAGAAATTGAACTTAGGCCACCAGCTGAGTACAAGGTTAAGTGGGTAACCAACCACTAGACCAATATTGTATTTTAGTTATTTTATGCCCCTTTTTTTGTTTTAAGCAATAAATGTATTCAGTTTTATTGAAATAAAAAAATCAATAGCTGATGAATAGTAAATTGTTTGTACTCTATtaatatatatagtaatatgaGATATTATTACTCCATCTGTcacatatttattatttaatatattatatttcgagatgttccaaattaattgatCATTGCTATAATTAATTGTTCAATTCATTTAATTGTACCACTAATGTACTTACATAAGATAATAAAACAGTAAAAAGTAAATTTTAAAGTTGTAAAGTATATAAAAAGTACAAATTTAATGATGATATTTCTAAAATTGTACTCCTTCCGTCTCAAATTAATTGTCACCAGAAAAAAGTAtacagtttaagaaatgtcattattacagTGTACCTTTTCTGTACTTTTTTATAACATTACAGTTTACTCTCGGTCAATTAATTAGAAAGGCCTCTtacttttgtaatttaattaattcaatAGGAATAATATTTTACACTTCATTaaatatactttttatttttaaaaattgaCAATTAATTTGTAACAACTCGAAAAAATAATGAACAATTAATTTGGAACGAAGTACGTATCGCTTTTGTATCggaaatattaatataaattaacatGGGAGGGACTATAATTTTTTAGTAggatttattgtcatttaaatgcTTATAAGCCCATGATTTGCATTAGTTATGTACCATCACAATTcaattttttttaaagattttactAACGTATGTCATGGTAGCATACGTTAAGGTGCATTAAATGAACTCAAAGTGTTCTTGaaatttattatttgtatttaataCTAATTAATTCAATCTAATGATTTTATTTTTATACTTGTATGAATtacaaattctaatatttataGAAACTAGTGTAcaaagcccgtgcgttgcacgtcttatccaaaattttaatattttgatATTCATGTTTTGGATGGTTGCATAATCGAGTCAGTTAAGTTCCTCGATGAGGTCCTTGATGTTGTTCATATGTAGATAAACTCCTTCCATCATTTTAAAATTACACTACACTCTTTGTGGACTTGACTGAGAAATAGTTTGTAAGCACGGAACTAACAATTAGGCCACGATGTATTCTTTTAAAACCAAATAATAGACGTTAATAATTACACAAAATTCATATTTAAAAGAAATACAAAACATAGActttttcccaaaaaaaaaatgTTCAACTTAGTACTCAAATTCTCATCAAGACCTTAaatatttaattaacgttatatacTAATCAACACCAATATTTTTGTAGCTTTGAccaaactctctcacaaactttggTCAAAATTACAATGCTAAACTCATCCCAAAAACACCCCTAAGCTTTTAGCAACTTTCAAAATCACACCCCCAAACTTAACTCGATTCCACCCAAATCTTTAACGGAgcatatcttcccgctcgccgcgagttaaattttttcaacaccatcgttcaactcgaaataattttacaaacacaaCGCAACTTCCTATACGCAAAACCGACGCTTTTTAAAAAGCGCTAAATACTCTGGGCTATCTTTCATACATAACACACTCGTGGCAATACATTTTTTATTCTATAAATATATAACGTGACGTTAATTATGAGTATGTAACCCGAACGGTGCCGCAGCAACGCGCTGCtgaatttttttctagttttatCTATTACAAAACCGTCAATTATTGAATAAATATGTAGAATTCAATTATTGAATAAACTAGAAAGCAATGCACGTGCGTTGCACGGATTGCACAAATTTCATTATTTTAAAATTCGTGTTTCGGATGGCTAGAGCTATGGCGGGAATTGGTTGAAAACATATTAACTGTGAAGTTCACTTGATGTTGGTCCTAGTATGCAAGTATCCAAGTAGAATTTTATGCATATGTTTTGATTGCCACCATGGAAATCTGCACATTTGAGTCATACTAACGTATGATGAAACTATAtaaaacaattttattattattattattattattattattattattattattattattattattattatttgtaaagacccgtcctaatctataagaacgaatacaataacatatgattacatcgcgaggtatttgacctctatatgatacattttataaacattgcattcgttttaaaagtcaatctttcattacatcgaaagttgacaggcatgcataccatttcgtaatatccatctataaatgatctaatctatcatttacttaatcataatttttactgaactcaacgacttgaatgcaacgtcttttgaaatatgccatgaatgattccaagtaatatctttaaaatgagctaatacacagcggaagatttctttaatacctgagaataaacatgctttaaagtgtcaaccaaaaggttaatgagttcattagtttatcataatcattcatttccatcattttaatagaccacaagaatttcattttcatttctcataaatatacgtcccatgcatagagacaaaaatcatttatatggattgaacacctggtaactgacattaacaagatgcatataagaatatcctcatcattcagggacatccatcggatatgatataaaaactcgaagtactaaagcatccgctacaacggatggggtttgttgggcccaatagatctatctttaggattcgcgtcaattagtagactggtttactaattcttaggttaccaagcaaaaaggggcatattcggcttcgatcattcaaccatagaatgtagttttgattacttgtgtctatttcgtaaagcatttataaaacatcgcatgcattctcagtcccaaaaatatatattgcaaaagcatttaaaaagggagtaatgaaactcaccatactgtatttcgtagtaaaaatacatataatgtcattgaacaagtgcaaggttaacctcggattcacgaacctatattatatttatatgttggtcaatatttgtctaacaatttaggtcaggtcatagtataccacaatcctaatgctcgagactaatatgcaaaagtcaacaaaagtcaatttgactcaaaatgatttccaaaatttatacatgattattatatagtttaaatatcgtcgttttatatttttaatcatttttaaaagatttattagagtaaataatataattcatttattaataaataaaattttacacaaaaatatacttttatatatcttaagtaataaagttcataaaatattatgataggttttattaaggtaattatattatttgtattacatatttatttgataaaaataacattgataataataataagtaaaagttatattattttgtaataataattattattattctattaataaaaatatcaatatttatatttactaaaaatgatattatgataaatgataattctaattatgataactttaatatttacgatactttttaatattaactttaaaataataattttattaaaaatgataataataataatattttataataacaatgacctttcatttaaaatgataatttttgttaaaatgatagttttaatactaacgatacttttaataatagtaatgataaaaatactaagaacgataattttatctaagtcaatatcttacaatattttaatttcatcatgatactcatactcatta includes these proteins:
- the LOC139853731 gene encoding mavicyanin-like, whose amino-acid sequence is MVTADKTTTKTTIVVVTEMVARRWLKPYAYEAVEVAIGKVPKTLGKWRSVVAHTHFLGTKATDHYVGDAHGWDLPPNLFFYGIWSNGETFRVNDVLIFNFTTGAHNVAEVTKEAYDACDASKPIRIYTSGPANVLINSVEDHYFICGIPSHCKLFQKFLVEVKTDPMN